A stretch of Crossiella cryophila DNA encodes these proteins:
- a CDS encoding aminoglycoside N(3)-acetyltransferase, translated as MTVIAHAALSSLGQVPGGAATVLASLRQALGGTGTLAGPAFTPQVADPAPGAGVPDERVRAERAAVPLFHPDLPSPMGALAEAIRTSPGALRSSHPQASVAAVGAHAADIVAHQPLSFALSADSPFGRLYDLDARILLIGVGHDRDSFLHHVETRTPAPRLKLRRFPLLVEGERVWGEAMDVADDNGRFFPTLGAEFEHRHGVHPFRVGAAECRLLPARALVDFAVPRLTELLAA; from the coding sequence ATGACGGTGATCGCGCACGCCGCGCTGTCCAGCCTCGGCCAGGTGCCCGGCGGCGCGGCCACCGTGCTCGCCTCCCTGCGCCAGGCCCTCGGCGGCACCGGAACCCTGGCCGGACCCGCGTTCACGCCCCAGGTGGCCGATCCGGCCCCGGGAGCGGGTGTCCCGGACGAGCGGGTGCGTGCCGAACGCGCCGCGGTGCCGCTGTTCCACCCCGATCTGCCCTCGCCGATGGGCGCGCTGGCCGAGGCCATCCGCACCAGCCCCGGCGCGCTGCGCAGCAGTCATCCCCAGGCGTCGGTGGCCGCGGTCGGCGCGCACGCGGCGGACATCGTGGCGCACCAGCCGCTGTCCTTCGCGCTGTCGGCCGACTCGCCCTTCGGCAGGCTCTACGACCTGGACGCGCGCATCCTGCTCATCGGCGTCGGGCACGACCGCGACAGCTTCCTGCACCACGTGGAGACCCGCACCCCCGCGCCGCGGCTCAAACTGCGCCGGTTCCCGCTGCTCGTCGAGGGTGAGCGGGTGTGGGGCGAGGCCATGGACGTGGCCGACGACAACGGCCGGTTCTTCCCCACGCTGGGCGCGGAGTTCGAGCACCGGCACGGCGTTCACCCGTTCCGGGTGGGCGCCGCCGAGTGCCGCCTGCTGCCCGCGCGGGCCCTGGTGGACTTCGCGGTCCCCCGCCTCACCGAGCTGCTCGCCGCCTGA
- a CDS encoding cytochrome c oxidase subunit 4, with protein MKVEARIFEFITAFCFVAAIVYGFWAREPVGTVGLVLSGGLTLLCGTYFRFIARRIDPRPEDEDDAEIADGAGELGFFSPGSYWPVGMAAAAAFTGVALAFFHIWLIALGLLAVLIMVGGLLFEYHTAAPSHD; from the coding sequence ATGAAGGTCGAAGCGCGGATCTTCGAGTTCATCACGGCCTTCTGCTTCGTGGCCGCGATCGTCTACGGGTTCTGGGCCAGGGAGCCGGTCGGCACGGTGGGGCTGGTCCTCTCCGGTGGCCTGACCCTGCTCTGCGGCACCTACTTCCGGTTCATCGCCCGCCGGATCGACCCGCGGCCCGAGGACGAGGACGACGCCGAGATCGCCGACGGCGCCGGTGAGCTGGGCTTCTTCAGCCCTGGCAGCTACTGGCCGGTCGGCATGGCCGCCGCGGCCGCCTTCACCGGTGTGGCACTGGCCTTCTTCCACATCTGGCTGATCGCACTCGGCCTGCTGGCCGTGCTGATCATGGTGGGTGGGCTGCTGTTCGAGTACCACACCGCGGCGCCCAGCCACGACTGA
- the asnB gene encoding asparagine synthase (glutamine-hydrolyzing) — MCGLLGLVCSAQNNNANIGTAVGSVARALQCQRHRGPDESDTWHNNDVVFGFNRLSIIDVERSHQPLHYAQGRYTILFNGEIYNYLELRAELRDSYGAEFATDGDTEAIVAAYHHLGPSMVGKLRGMFAFLIWDAEKRVIFGARDPFGIKPLFYAAGPGGVAFASEKKSLLDLAPTLGLSPKLDQAALQHYLILQYVPEPETLHTTIRRIESGTSFTVSPGGQVVTERYFQPTFAPRPITTSTEAGQLYRDIAGVMRDSVAKHMRADVTVGAFLSGGIDSTAIAALAKEHNPDLITFTTGFERTGYSEVDVAAESAAAIGVKHVVRTVTAQEMMQALPLITWYLDDPVADPALVPLWFIAREARQHVKVVLSGEGADELFGGYTIYREPLSLAPFEKVPGALRSVMGKVSSRIPEGVRGKDLLRRGALTLEERYYGNARIFRDDQIQQVLRTHDPRISHTDVTARWYRDSLAWDPVTRMQHIDLFTWLRGDILVKADKMTMANSLELRVPFLDPEVFRVAARIPQDQKITKETTKYALRQAMRGIVPAHVLNRRKLGFPVPVRHWLKDEMHDWARDIVHQSLTDDLINKNAVLRILEEHRSGLLDHSRRIWALLVFMLWHGIFVERRIAVHVPEPHYPVKL, encoded by the coding sequence GTGTGCGGCCTGCTTGGACTGGTGTGTTCCGCCCAGAACAACAACGCGAACATCGGCACGGCGGTCGGCAGCGTCGCGAGGGCGCTGCAGTGCCAGCGCCACCGCGGTCCCGACGAGAGTGACACCTGGCACAACAACGACGTGGTCTTCGGCTTCAACCGGCTGTCGATCATCGACGTGGAGCGTTCCCACCAGCCGCTGCACTACGCGCAGGGCCGCTACACGATCCTGTTCAACGGCGAGATCTACAACTACCTCGAACTGCGCGCCGAACTGCGCGACAGCTACGGCGCGGAGTTCGCCACCGACGGCGACACCGAGGCCATCGTGGCCGCCTACCACCACCTCGGCCCGTCCATGGTCGGCAAGCTGCGCGGCATGTTCGCCTTCCTGATCTGGGACGCGGAGAAGCGGGTGATCTTCGGCGCCAGGGACCCGTTCGGCATCAAGCCGCTGTTCTACGCCGCCGGTCCGGGCGGGGTGGCCTTCGCCAGTGAGAAGAAGAGCCTGCTCGACCTGGCGCCCACGCTGGGCCTTTCGCCCAAGCTGGACCAGGCCGCGCTGCAGCACTACCTGATCCTGCAGTACGTGCCGGAGCCGGAGACGCTGCACACCACGATCCGGCGGATCGAGTCCGGCACCTCCTTCACCGTCTCCCCCGGCGGCCAGGTGGTCACCGAGCGGTACTTCCAGCCGACCTTCGCCCCGCGGCCGATCACCACCAGCACCGAGGCCGGCCAGCTCTACCGGGACATCGCCGGGGTCATGCGCGATTCGGTGGCCAAGCACATGCGCGCCGACGTGACCGTCGGCGCCTTCCTCTCCGGCGGCATCGACTCCACCGCGATCGCCGCGCTGGCCAAGGAGCACAACCCGGACCTGATCACCTTCACCACCGGGTTCGAGCGCACCGGCTACTCCGAGGTGGACGTGGCCGCGGAGTCCGCGGCCGCGATCGGGGTCAAGCACGTGGTCCGCACGGTCACCGCGCAGGAGATGATGCAGGCCCTGCCGCTGATCACCTGGTACCTGGACGATCCGGTGGCCGACCCGGCGCTGGTGCCGCTGTGGTTCATCGCCCGCGAGGCCCGCCAGCACGTGAAGGTGGTGCTCTCCGGCGAGGGCGCGGACGAGCTGTTCGGCGGGTACACGATCTACCGCGAACCGCTCTCGCTGGCCCCGTTCGAGAAGGTGCCCGGCGCGCTGCGCTCGGTCATGGGCAAGGTCTCCAGCCGGATCCCGGAGGGCGTGCGCGGCAAGGACCTGCTCCGCCGCGGCGCGCTGACCCTGGAGGAGCGCTACTACGGCAACGCGCGGATCTTCCGGGACGACCAGATCCAGCAGGTGCTGCGCACGCACGACCCGCGCATCTCGCACACCGACGTGACCGCGCGCTGGTACCGGGACTCGCTGGCCTGGGACCCGGTGACCCGGATGCAGCACATCGACCTGTTCACCTGGCTGCGTGGGGACATCCTGGTCAAGGCGGACAAGATGACCATGGCCAACTCGCTGGAACTGCGGGTGCCGTTCCTGGACCCGGAGGTCTTCCGGGTGGCCGCGCGCATCCCGCAGGACCAGAAGATCACCAAGGAGACCACCAAGTACGCGCTGCGCCAGGCCATGCGCGGGATCGTCCCGGCGCACGTGCTCAACCGGCGCAAGCTGGGCTTCCCGGTCCCGGTGCGGCACTGGCTCAAGGACGAGATGCACGACTGGGCCCGCGACATCGTGCACCAGTCGCTCACCGACGACCTGATCAACAAGAACGCGGTGCTGCGCATCCTGGAGGAGCACCGCTCCGGCCTGCTGGACCACAGCCGCCGGATCTGGGCGCTGCTGGTGTTCATGCTCTGGCACGGGATCTTCGTGGAGCGCCGGATCGCGGTGCACGTGCCGGAGCCGCACTACCCGGTCAAGCTCTGA
- a CDS encoding WD40/YVTN/BNR-like repeat-containing protein, which translates to MPEEQVLLAVGTRKGLWLATSEHDRADWTWSGPHHAMTEVYAVAVDTRRGTPRLLAGVASEHFGPSVATSDDLGASWQEPDHAPVAFPADTGAELQRVWQLAAGPADQPEVVYAGTQPSALFRSTDGGRTYDMVRGLWDHPHREQWGAGYGGQAVHTILPHPTDRERVTVAMSTGGVYRTEDGGTNWAPSNSGIKAYFLPDPDPEFGQCVHKIAQNPADPDRMFLQNHHGVYRSEDGGAHWISIAEGLPSDFGFPIAVHPHRPEVVYGFPLTADSNRFPPEGACRVFRSEDSGAHWTALTKGLPQENFWTTVLRDALCVDDASVPGVYFGSRSGEVYASRDEGASWQRIIEHLPDVLSVRAAVIRR; encoded by the coding sequence GTGCCTGAGGAACAGGTGCTGCTGGCCGTGGGGACTCGCAAGGGTCTGTGGCTGGCCACCAGCGAACACGACCGGGCGGACTGGACCTGGTCCGGGCCGCACCACGCGATGACCGAGGTCTACGCGGTGGCCGTGGACACCCGGCGCGGGACACCCCGGCTGCTGGCCGGTGTGGCCAGCGAGCACTTCGGCCCGAGCGTGGCCACCAGCGACGACCTGGGCGCGAGCTGGCAGGAGCCGGACCACGCCCCGGTGGCCTTCCCCGCCGACACCGGCGCGGAGCTGCAGCGGGTCTGGCAGCTCGCCGCCGGACCGGCCGATCAGCCCGAGGTGGTCTACGCGGGCACCCAGCCCTCGGCGTTGTTCCGTTCCACCGACGGCGGGCGCACCTACGACATGGTGCGCGGGCTGTGGGACCACCCGCACCGGGAGCAGTGGGGAGCGGGCTACGGCGGGCAGGCGGTGCACACGATCCTGCCGCACCCCACCGACCGGGAACGGGTCACCGTGGCCATGTCCACCGGCGGGGTCTACCGCACCGAGGACGGCGGCACGAACTGGGCGCCCAGCAACTCCGGCATCAAGGCATACTTCCTGCCCGACCCTGACCCCGAGTTCGGCCAGTGCGTGCACAAGATCGCGCAGAACCCGGCCGACCCGGACCGGATGTTCCTGCAGAACCACCACGGCGTGTACCGCAGCGAGGACGGCGGCGCGCACTGGATCTCCATCGCCGAGGGCCTGCCCAGCGATTTCGGCTTCCCGATCGCGGTGCACCCGCACCGGCCCGAGGTGGTCTACGGCTTCCCGCTCACCGCCGACAGCAACCGGTTCCCGCCGGAGGGGGCCTGCCGGGTCTTCCGCAGCGAGGACTCCGGCGCGCACTGGACCGCGCTGACCAAGGGCCTGCCGCAGGAGAACTTCTGGACCACGGTGCTGCGGGACGCGCTGTGCGTGGACGACGCGAGCGTGCCGGGGGTCTACTTCGGCTCCCGCTCCGGCGAGGTCTACGCCAGCCGGGACGAGGGCGCCAGCTGGCAGCGGATCATCGAGCACCTGCCGGACGTGCTCAGCGTGCGCGCGGCGGTGATCAGGCGGTGA
- the ctaE gene encoding aa3-type cytochrome oxidase subunit III, protein MRRVTTAAPSIGQRVHSLNRPNMVSVGTIVWLSSELMFFAGLFAMFFTVKAQNTGKWPPDPTELNLPYALVFTTILVASSFTCQMGVFAAERGDVFGLRRWYTLTLIMGTIFVGGQIGEYYTLVTGHHTTIASSAYGTVFYLTTGFHGLHVVGGLIAFVFLIWRTKLSKFTPAQATAAIVVSYYWHFVDIVWIGLFAVIYLVP, encoded by the coding sequence ATGCGTCGCGTGACAACTGCTGCGCCCTCCATCGGCCAACGGGTGCACTCGCTGAACCGCCCGAACATGGTCAGCGTGGGCACCATCGTCTGGCTGTCCAGCGAGCTGATGTTCTTCGCTGGTCTCTTCGCCATGTTCTTCACGGTGAAGGCCCAGAACACGGGGAAGTGGCCACCGGATCCGACCGAGCTGAACCTGCCGTACGCCCTGGTCTTCACGACCATCCTGGTGGCGTCCTCGTTCACCTGTCAGATGGGTGTCTTCGCCGCCGAGCGCGGTGACGTGTTCGGTCTCCGACGGTGGTACACGCTCACCCTGATCATGGGGACGATCTTCGTCGGCGGTCAGATCGGCGAGTACTACACGCTGGTCACCGGGCACCACACCACCATCGCGTCCTCGGCCTACGGCACGGTCTTCTACCTGACCACCGGGTTCCACGGTCTGCACGTGGTCGGCGGCCTGATCGCCTTCGTGTTCCTGATCTGGCGTACCAAGCTCAGCAAGTTCACGCCGGCCCAGGCCACCGCGGCGATCGTCGTGTCGTACTACTGGCACTTCGTCGACATCGTCTGGATCGGGCTGTTCGCCGTCATCTACCTCGTTCCCTGA
- the qcrA gene encoding cytochrome bc1 complex Rieske iron-sulfur subunit, with protein MSDSHEKKTPSDAELAELSRDELVTLGLAADGVVLKHRDPHFPVPGTRAERRTERAVASWFGLGALAGLAFLGVYIFWPSHYIAPDQPGSFWYDLYTPMVGLTLGLSILGIGVGVIAYAKRLLPHEVAVQDRHDGGSSEFDKETTVALLADSGAKAEIGRRSLIRRSLLGAGTVFGLGVGVFAIGGLVRNPKAYDEDGALATSGWKKKDAKEKVFLRRDTGNPHDVVLVRPEDVEAGGFETVFPFRESERGDNHALLKALRRSDNPVMLIRLRPGQPVTKRKGQADFNFGDLYAYSKVCTHLGCPTSLFEQQTGRLLCPCHQSQFDVFTYAKPIFGPATRSLPQLPITVDPETGFLVARGDFIEPVGPAYWERKS; from the coding sequence ATGAGCGACTCGCACGAGAAGAAGACACCCAGCGACGCCGAACTGGCCGAGCTGAGCCGCGACGAGCTGGTCACCCTCGGCCTGGCCGCCGACGGGGTCGTGCTCAAGCACCGGGACCCGCACTTCCCGGTGCCGGGCACCAGGGCCGAGCGCCGCACCGAGCGCGCGGTGGCCTCCTGGTTCGGCCTCGGCGCGCTGGCCGGTCTCGCCTTCCTCGGCGTGTACATCTTCTGGCCCTCGCACTACATCGCGCCGGATCAGCCGGGCAGCTTCTGGTACGACCTCTACACCCCGATGGTTGGCCTGACCCTGGGTCTGTCCATCCTCGGCATCGGCGTTGGCGTCATCGCCTACGCCAAGCGGCTGCTGCCGCACGAGGTCGCGGTGCAGGACCGGCACGACGGCGGGTCGAGTGAGTTCGACAAGGAGACCACGGTCGCGCTGCTGGCCGACTCCGGCGCCAAGGCCGAGATCGGCCGCCGGTCGCTGATCCGGCGCAGCCTGCTCGGCGCGGGCACCGTGTTCGGCCTTGGCGTCGGCGTCTTCGCCATCGGCGGCCTGGTCCGCAACCCGAAGGCCTACGACGAGGACGGCGCGCTGGCCACCAGCGGCTGGAAGAAGAAGGACGCCAAGGAGAAGGTCTTCCTGCGGCGCGACACCGGCAACCCGCACGATGTCGTGCTGGTCCGCCCGGAGGACGTCGAGGCCGGTGGCTTCGAGACCGTCTTCCCGTTCCGCGAGTCCGAGCGCGGCGACAACCACGCGCTGCTCAAGGCACTGCGCCGGTCGGACAACCCGGTCATGCTGATCCGGCTGCGCCCCGGCCAGCCGGTGACCAAGCGCAAGGGCCAGGCGGACTTCAACTTCGGCGACCTGTACGCCTACTCGAAGGTCTGCACCCACCTGGGCTGCCCGACCTCGCTGTTCGAGCAGCAGACCGGCCGCCTGCTCTGCCCGTGCCACCAGTCGCAGTTCGACGTCTTCACCTACGCCAAGCCGATCTTCGGCCCAGCGACCCGCTCGCTGCCGCAGCTGCCCATCACGGTGGACCCGGAGACGGGTTTCCTGGTGGCCCGCGGTGACTTCATCGAGCCGGTGGGCCCGGCCTACTGGGAGCGTAAGTCATGA
- a CDS encoding ubiquitin-like small modifier protein 1, with protein sequence MSPVRVTVLLPGVLRPAAGGASRLDLDLPAGATLGAALDLLAADHPALDRRLRTEQGTLRRYVNFYVNGEECRRLGGPDTQLPSGAEIQVIPSVAGG encoded by the coding sequence GTGAGCCCGGTGCGGGTCACCGTGCTGCTGCCGGGCGTGCTGCGGCCCGCCGCGGGCGGCGCGTCCCGGCTGGACCTCGACCTGCCGGCCGGCGCGACCCTCGGTGCCGCGCTGGACCTGCTGGCCGCCGACCACCCGGCGCTGGACCGCAGGCTGCGCACCGAGCAGGGCACGCTGCGCCGGTACGTGAACTTCTACGTCAACGGCGAGGAATGCCGTCGGCTGGGCGGCCCGGACACCCAGCTGCCCTCGGGCGCGGAGATCCAGGTCATCCCCTCGGTGGCGGGCGGCTGA
- the ctaC gene encoding aa3-type cytochrome oxidase subunit II, with protein MGRKEGNRAARLAKVTGLVSLVGVAASGCSVDEVLRFGWPQGVTPQAEAMRQLWTWSVIAALVVGVIVWALIFWSIIFHRKKSEEFPRQFQYNGPLEFVLIGLPMIIIVVLFVFSTQAQNVVTAKDKTPDVNVKVWAFQWNWEFEYQDFKTPDGTTVRTTGSSTEIPLLVLPANKEIRYTIESKDVIHSFFVPAFHFKRDTIPYPEKNSQDNVFQNSIDREGAFVGRCAELCGTYHAVMNFEVRALQPQVFDRYMQLRVKLNPSTGKTYTAAEALTELKCGEMCAPQAVTTKPFDTSRTSRKPSGGDR; from the coding sequence GTGGGCCGCAAGGAGGGCAACCGGGCAGCGCGGCTGGCCAAGGTCACCGGCCTGGTCAGCCTGGTGGGCGTCGCGGCCAGTGGCTGCTCCGTCGACGAGGTGCTGCGTTTTGGCTGGCCGCAGGGGGTAACCCCGCAGGCGGAGGCCATGCGTCAGTTGTGGACGTGGTCTGTGATCGCCGCGCTGGTCGTCGGCGTGATCGTGTGGGCGCTGATCTTCTGGTCGATCATCTTCCACCGGAAGAAGTCCGAGGAGTTCCCGCGCCAGTTCCAGTACAACGGGCCGCTGGAGTTCGTGCTCATCGGGCTTCCGATGATCATCATCGTGGTGTTGTTCGTCTTCTCCACCCAGGCCCAGAACGTGGTCACGGCCAAGGACAAGACGCCGGATGTGAACGTCAAGGTCTGGGCCTTCCAGTGGAACTGGGAGTTCGAGTACCAGGACTTCAAGACCCCGGACGGCACCACCGTGCGCACCACCGGCTCGAGTACCGAGATCCCGTTGCTGGTGCTGCCGGCGAACAAGGAGATCCGCTACACGATCGAGTCCAAGGACGTCATCCACTCGTTCTTCGTCCCGGCGTTCCACTTCAAGCGGGACACCATCCCGTACCCGGAGAAGAACAGCCAGGACAACGTCTTCCAGAACTCCATCGACCGGGAAGGCGCCTTCGTCGGCCGGTGCGCCGAGCTGTGCGGCACCTACCACGCGGTGATGAACTTCGAGGTGCGGGCGCTCCAGCCGCAGGTCTTCGACCGGTACATGCAGCTGCGGGTGAAGCTGAACCCGAGCACCGGCAAGACCTACACCGCCGCCGAGGCCCTCACCGAGCTGAAGTGCGGCGAGATGTGCGCCCCGCAGGCGGTCACCACCAAGCCGTTCGACACCAGCCGTACCTCCCGCAAGCCCTCCGGCGGGGACCGGTGA
- the trpD gene encoding anthranilate phosphoribosyltransferase — protein MSDATPDPSTPVEPTWPDLLGRLVNRIDCDTADLAWAMGQVMSGAATVAQTVALVVALRAKGETAAEVAGMAEGMLAYARRVEIEVPAVDIVGTGGDRSGTVNISTMASLVTAAAGVPVVKHGNRAASSKCGTADVLEALGVVIDLPPEGVRRSVAEAGIGFCFAPVFHPAMRHAAPARREIGIPTTFNLLGPLTNPAQPPAALIGCADPKAAPLMAQVFAGRGSSVLVVRGDDGLDELTTTTTSTVWLVHEGEVDRQTLDPTELGIPVSDPAALLGGDAAVNAEAVRRLLAGDQGAIRDAVLLNAAGAVVAHRGPSGDLLADLRDALGVVTAAIDSGAAADLLARWVTLTRKLKAELS, from the coding sequence ATGAGCGACGCGACGCCTGACCCGAGCACTCCCGTCGAGCCGACCTGGCCGGACCTGCTGGGCCGCCTGGTCAACCGGATCGACTGCGACACCGCGGACCTGGCCTGGGCGATGGGCCAGGTGATGTCCGGCGCGGCCACCGTCGCGCAGACGGTGGCCCTGGTGGTCGCGCTGCGCGCCAAGGGCGAGACCGCCGCCGAGGTGGCCGGCATGGCCGAGGGCATGCTGGCCTACGCCCGCCGGGTGGAGATCGAGGTGCCCGCGGTGGACATCGTGGGCACCGGCGGCGACCGCTCCGGCACGGTGAACATCTCCACGATGGCCTCCCTGGTCACCGCGGCCGCCGGGGTGCCGGTGGTCAAGCACGGCAACCGGGCCGCCTCCTCCAAGTGCGGCACCGCCGACGTGCTGGAGGCCCTGGGCGTGGTCATCGACCTGCCGCCGGAGGGCGTGCGGCGCAGCGTGGCCGAGGCCGGCATCGGCTTCTGCTTCGCCCCGGTGTTCCACCCGGCCATGCGGCACGCCGCCCCGGCCCGCCGCGAGATCGGCATCCCGACCACGTTCAACCTGCTGGGCCCGCTGACCAACCCGGCCCAGCCGCCGGCCGCGCTGATCGGCTGCGCCGACCCCAAGGCCGCCCCGCTGATGGCCCAGGTCTTCGCGGGCCGAGGCTCCTCGGTGCTGGTGGTCCGCGGCGACGACGGTCTCGACGAGCTGACCACCACCACGACCAGCACGGTCTGGCTGGTGCACGAGGGCGAGGTGGACCGCCAGACCCTGGACCCGACCGAGCTGGGCATCCCGGTCAGCGACCCGGCCGCGCTGCTCGGCGGCGACGCCGCGGTCAACGCCGAGGCCGTCCGCAGGCTGCTGGCCGGTGACCAGGGCGCGATCCGGGACGCGGTGCTGCTCAACGCCGCGGGCGCGGTGGTGGCCCATCGCGGCCCCAGCGGCGACCTGCTCGCCGACCTGCGGGACGCACTGGGCGTGGTGACCGCGGCGATCGACTCCGGCGCGGCGGCGGACCTGCTGGCCCGCTGGGTCACCCTGACCCGGAAGCTCAAAGCGGAGCTGTCCTGA
- a CDS encoding TetR/AcrR family transcriptional regulator: protein MPRDTLTREQIVKAAVGLLDADGLEGFNMRALGKWLGSAATAMYWHVGSKENLIALAGDEIWQEIALPDPDRTGWRAAAEQLATGLYAMLGRHPWLVQAFGAHLMHGPGKARYDECGLTVYETAGFTGALADQAAAAVFTYVLGNALGPAATASLTRKLSRDGGDAEEQLREVMARAHEAAAPFPRLRARLGVAATDYAAAPEHTFEFGLQAVLDGLEARLRA from the coding sequence ATGCCGCGGGACACGCTGACCAGGGAACAGATCGTCAAGGCCGCGGTCGGGCTGCTGGACGCGGACGGGCTCGAGGGCTTCAACATGCGTGCGCTCGGCAAGTGGCTCGGCTCGGCGGCCACCGCGATGTACTGGCACGTGGGCAGCAAGGAGAACCTGATCGCGCTGGCCGGGGACGAGATCTGGCAGGAGATCGCACTGCCCGATCCGGACCGGACCGGCTGGCGGGCGGCCGCGGAACAGCTGGCCACCGGCCTGTACGCGATGCTCGGCAGGCATCCCTGGCTGGTGCAGGCATTCGGCGCGCACCTGATGCACGGGCCGGGCAAGGCCCGCTACGACGAGTGCGGCCTGACCGTCTACGAGACCGCCGGGTTCACCGGCGCGCTGGCCGACCAGGCCGCCGCCGCGGTCTTCACCTACGTGCTGGGCAACGCACTCGGCCCGGCCGCCACCGCCTCGCTGACCAGGAAGCTCAGCCGGGACGGCGGTGACGCCGAGGAGCAGTTGCGGGAGGTCATGGCCAGGGCGCACGAGGCCGCGGCGCCGTTCCCCCGGCTGCGGGCCCGGCTGGGGGTGGCCGCCACGGACTACGCGGCGGCCCCCGAGCACACCTTCGAGTTCGGCCTCCAGGCCGTGCTGGACGGCCTGGAGGCGCGGCTCAGAGCTTGA
- the qcrC gene encoding cytochrome bc1 complex diheme cytochrome c subunit, producing MTTNNDRARKRAKFRRRLSGLLALGIALVGAGALYAGFLPEPQTAQAQSDPTKIRQGEQLYNTACITCHGANLQGEQDRGPSLIGVGEAAVYFQVSSGRMPMARQEAQAARKPAKFNSEEIDALGAFIQSKGGGPTLPQESGKELRGENSARGGELFRLNCASCHNFTGRGGALSSGKFAPALDGVSEEQIYAAMLTGPQNMPKFSDRQLSPQEKKDIVAYVKSVTDGNNNPGGHPLGGFGPATEGLVAWIIGLAALIGVTVWIGSRA from the coding sequence ATGACCACCAACAACGATCGGGCCAGGAAGCGGGCCAAGTTCAGGCGCCGCCTGTCCGGCCTGCTCGCCCTCGGCATCGCGCTTGTCGGCGCGGGTGCGCTCTACGCCGGGTTCCTGCCCGAGCCGCAGACCGCGCAGGCCCAGTCGGATCCCACCAAGATCCGGCAGGGCGAGCAGCTCTACAACACCGCCTGCATCACCTGCCACGGTGCGAACCTGCAGGGTGAGCAGGACCGCGGGCCCAGCCTGATCGGTGTCGGCGAGGCCGCGGTGTACTTCCAGGTCTCCTCCGGCCGGATGCCGATGGCCCGCCAGGAGGCGCAGGCCGCGCGCAAGCCCGCCAAGTTCAACTCCGAGGAGATCGACGCCCTCGGCGCGTTCATCCAGTCCAAGGGCGGCGGCCCGACCCTGCCGCAGGAGTCCGGCAAGGAGCTGCGCGGGGAGAACTCCGCCCGCGGCGGTGAGCTGTTCCGGCTCAACTGCGCCTCCTGCCACAACTTCACCGGCCGTGGCGGCGCGCTGTCCTCCGGCAAGTTCGCGCCCGCGCTGGACGGGGTGTCCGAGGAGCAGATCTACGCCGCGATGCTCACCGGCCCGCAGAACATGCCGAAGTTCTCCGACCGGCAGCTCTCGCCGCAGGAGAAGAAGGACATCGTGGCCTACGTCAAGTCGGTCACCGACGGCAACAACAACCCGGGCGGCCACCCGCTGGGCGGATTCGGCCCGGCCACCGAGGGCCTGGTCGCCTGGATCATCGGTCTCGCCGCGCTGATCGGTGTGACCGTGTGGATCGGGAGCAGGGCATGA